The DNA window ttcaataaataaatttagcacaCACAACCCGGTAAATGTTTCGTCTTCCAACATTAAACatcttaatctatattttttctcttgatttttttaagttttaattttagatatcgttaatgactttttatttatttattggaacacataattcttgattttttttattacatatatgcataagattttttatttgaattaagatttttaaaacaataaaaatacattaaaaaaacttatgtatacaatttttttataaaaaaataaaaatatgtgtcATGCGGTGAACTCGGGTTAATTAGTCTAATCACTCTAGGGCTTTGATTTTGAAACGGGGTCTTCTGTGGGTCAATGATGAGAGGCAATATGGGTTTATTGGTGTGTATAAACCAACTACCCACCGAAGTTTTTTTTCGCTCACCTGGTAAACATTCATGAATCGTGCactgggaattttttttttcacggtaatttttttaattcgagCTTGAAATATATCACCCGAATCATTTCTAAAGAGCAAAGAGAGTATTGGTGTAGAGAATGAAGAGCGCGGATCTGCGATACAAATTTTAACGATTCTGGCATTTGCACTCATGATTACTGGAAAGATTGTCGTCGAGAAATTAAATACAAGTATTGATCTAAAAAACAACTGGAAAATATCATGCTACCGGACTGGAAACTGACTCGGCGGAGGTTTCAGGTCTTCGGGTCATCTGACCAATTTGGTTAATAAATTGACCctttttcaataatataatataaatacattaaaggGTGATTTCTCAGTAACATTTTGTAGATAGGTGGTTTGGTTCATCGGGTCATCCTAGTAGATTAATGACACTCTACGTTAAAAAtggtttattaattataaacatGTCACAATTTCAACAcaacttttaattaataaaaaataataatttaaagacctaaatttcaaattaacaaatataattcaaataactaaaatacaatctaaatttaaaatcttgaatATTTAAATGACAACAATCACAATGTCTATCTAAGAAAACACAGGTTTCGTCATTTTTTGAATGAACATATCAGGTTTCTAGGTATCTAATGAAATTTTGTTCGTTCTTTCTTTTTACAATTGACCCGGCCAAGTTTAGCAGAGTCACTCAAGTCATCAAAAACCTTGACCAGATCAGATGACTGTCACGGGATCAGTTTTGGCTAGTTAACTAACAACCCAGACTAAGTTAGACTCTGGATCTCGTTCTCCGAATCAATCTACAGCCGGATTTTACAATTATGCTCCAGACTACACATGCATAAGATCAACGATCCCTTTCTCATTACGAGCAAAGATGGAAGcacgttattattattaataaataaaaatggatggTCGTAGGTTACATCTTTAATTCTTTACAAAATATAGCCAACACTGCTGATTGTGTTGTGTACAAGATCATTGAGTCCTTTCTTCATCTCATGTGTTTCAGGCTATTGACGACCAAAAACTCTCCGAAGAAATCAGCAAAATGAGCCCATTCATGAACCCCCTCAATTTTTGCATCATGTATGAAACGAACTTCCACTTCTGCAGCCGCGCGGCAGAAACAAATTCTACATTATGCCACAACGAGCATGCTTGGAGACACCAACTAGCCTGGTCGTCAAGCATTCTTGCACACCAGGGAAGAAAACAAGTCTGAAATACCATCAGAGAAGCAACCAACCAGAGACCTCAAGGCACCAGCATGCAACCGCAACTTTCTCTGATTGCAAGCTGTCAGAACTCATGACTGGAGGACTTTTTTGGAATTCATTTCTTAGCTGACCACAAGCTGCACTTGCATCCAGGTCCCCCTTGTTCGACACACACTGGCAGTTATTTTGCGTGACTCTAGAGCAGCTGCAAATGCTTGTGCCTGCCGAGTGGAAAGGTAAAGCAAATGAAATGGTAATGCGTGATTTGAATACTCAAGTGTTCTTACTGACAGCAGGGGAAAACCGTGTGTTTATGACTGGTGTGCATACCGCCTTTTTGTGTGGATGCTTGTAATCAGAACCTTGAATTGGATTGAAAGAATCAGATTCACATGATGACCACGTTCCCACAGGTGAAGTAGGTCGGCAAGTTCTTTAAAATGCTCTACTCTATCATTGACCCCAGCTGCCCTAACAAATTACAAATGTATGTTACAGGATAGAACAGTCCTATCAATTCAAATGAAGCAgagaaatattaaatgaaatttcagTACCTAAAAGCGCATGCTCAAAGGATACTTGTCGAATGGTTTCAAGGAAGTGCTCCTTGCAATCTTTCATAATTGCTTCTAGAGGGTAGGATTTTGCATTTGGAACAATTGATTCTGTAAGTTTCTGGTTCGGAGCATGTAAGCTGGTGTATACGAgggaaaaaatgattaaatgtCATCACAGGCTAACATAAACTTTTGGCGTCAAAGGGATCCATTAAGAGAAAAATGCATCAAGACATGCACATCACTGGAAATGGCCCAATTTACTCAGAGACAGATGACAACATTTACAGTGTCAAAGAATTATACAACCATATATTCTCTGTTTACTCTTACATCTGAAACCTATGTATAGAGATCCGCTGAAAATTTACAATAAACGGGAGGCCAGTTGTTTCAGAAGTAAATAGTATATGAAAATGGCAGAGCATTCATGTAGGCATCTACAAGTATCTTTGCAGCTCTCATCTTCACTAATCTTTGAACTAGCAAAATCAATGTCAAGGGACTCATTTTTTTCAGTCAAATCTTATCTTAATTCTTTTAGGTCACCGTTTCCACTTCCAAGTAAGCTTGCAGAGAAAGATTATTCTGGTCAAACTTATCATTGATCATGGCGGGTAAAACTAACCAAATCAAGAAAGGGGACACACAACAAAGACAATAGTagtcattaaaataattaaacaaaagatAGAATAGAAGCAATGGGATAATCGttgacaaaaaaattgaaaaggcaCCACCTTATTCGAGCATTGGTGTGCTTCAAGTTCAACATTGGTTCACCCATTCCCATGAACACCATATTTGTCTCCCTGTGCTCGAATATCTCCTCGACAGCCAAAACCTGAGTGTATAAAGCACTAAGCATGACTTTGAAAGGGATGGAGTAGTTACAGAACTACCAAGTCTATATGTTCTCAGTCATACAAACAGTAAAACACTCTCAACAGTCCCACTTGATAGTTGGGTTTGAAGAACAATTGCACAAGACATGCAGCACTGACCTGCTCAGCAACTTCATGCCTTTGAAGATTCCTTGAAAAAACACCCCTTCCAGTGGCACAAAATGAGCAGCGCAAAGGACAGCCTACCTTAACTATAAACGTAAAAAGGAACCACGAGAACCACGAGAAAATTATCAGCAACCCGTAATGACACCATGACCAAGAAACTTTTTACTAAGGCTAATCCTTGATATGGAAAGTACTTGAGATGAGAAACAGGCAGAAAGCCGCCTTGAACCTTTCTTATCTTCAACTGAATACCAACAGTTTCAATCAATCTGTTATCGTCCAGTATCATCAACAACTGCTTGATCATTAGCAAGCTTGAGTGTATGACACCATACACTTAACTTCAAATTAGAAAGGGGTGAGTGCAAGTGTTCGCTTCCCCAGAACTATAATTacattgaaggataaaaaatagaatttcttATCATATGATACAACATTCGAGACCCTATCATATGATACAACAACATTCGAGACCAAGTATGTCACGCAAATAAAGAATATGACACATAGCAGCAGTAAAATTGCCCTGAATATAGCTTTCATTTAGCAAGAACCATGTAGCAATGTTAAAACCACCTCGATCAACAGAGCTAAGTTTGGAACAAAATCAATAACAGCACAGAACGCCAAATTACAAATCAAGCATAACAGCATATCAACCTTAACCGTGCCATCAGCTGCGGTTACAGTACGAAAAATTGGTGATCGCCCAACTTTCCATCCAGCTTCTTGAAGATCATTTCTAATTGCCAGTTTGTTTGTGTGGTGCACCGCACAGACAAAGGAACCAGCCTGAGGCACTAATTCCCTAGGAAAAAAGGGGACAAATAAAACTAACGTAAGCTACAAGAACACCAAAAAAGAGCTGccctaaattaatttatgagttCAGTACTGCTTACATTGACTAAAATCCTGtgtttcttttacttttctcCGGTATATTAGATGGTGGAGCTGCTTTCCTCTACAGCGttgctatttatatattttttcaatagaagaagaaaacaacgaaattgaaatataaaaaattgaagtcttaaaaataaataactaaaactcaatttattttctcttcaattacTGAAGTATCACAACTAATTACTTTCTTCTGCTCCATTTTCTCAGGAACCAAACAGAAAACAAGTAGCTTTCAGCTTTAATGATGATTACCTGGCCGAGTTCGAAGGCGATTTTCTGAAGCTCAGGCTCGGACATGCCGAGTGGGTCCAAGTGAGAGGCACGTGATGGAGCGGAGGAGGAGGCGGTGGTGGTGGAGAGGCTTCGAGAGGATATGATGGTAAGGGAACGAGGTCGCATGGCACGTGCTATTGGCACGGAACACACGTGCTGGAGCAGAGACATTGAGGTGGCAATCATGATCGCCGGTTGTCGCCCACGTTCGCTGTCTCCGTTAACACAAAACTCGAACGCAACGTAATGATCCCTtcattgtaatttaattttaagacctTCATGTTTCAGTGAAGTTATATTTTAGTCCTGATAGTTTTGAAAGCAACATAATGATCCCTTCTGAACTAAGAATTCAGGGACTTGAAATAAACTCAGTGCTACTCTCATGTTAAGagaaatttatgattttactgTCATCAAACGAGTAGTGGATGAGTTTGTTAGGAGAAGTTGCTGGCTTTGCGTTGTCATCATAAGAACAATTGAAAGCATTTGAGCTTGTAAATGTTACCAaaaattgcaattttgattaCCAGGAGTTAAATGTTTCCATAGAAAAATGAATTTCTCCCAAGATTAAACAGTTTCTGATCTATTTCATATTGCCGGGGGACATTGCAAGAACAGGGCTAATTCCTGCTCTACTCTTGGACATTTGGTCTTCCAGTAATTACAAAATCAGGAAACTTAAGAGCCAAGAAGTAAGAGCTGCATCTACATTTATTAACGTTGTCATGTTTTTAACCATAATCGGTTTGCAGGGTCACTTGAGCTTGTTGATAGTCTCTTGAGTTTTGATGGTGAAAAAAATTTACCATGCTTTCTAAGTTTCTTTGCCTGTCGTTCGGGCGTGGGACAGCTTGCCCGGTAGGTGCAGATCCGGATATACTTCTTTATTATTTGTACAAGGGTCTCGTGTCCCAATATGAGACTTGATTTTCAAGAACAATTGAGTTCCAAGCCAAGAGAATTTTGTTTTAGGTGAACATTCAGTGGACCGGGGCCAAACCTGGTCCCTCTACCAACTTGTAATCACAACCATGCAAATTCCATTTCAATCCTAGAGTTTCCGGTGCTTCTTCAAGTTCCTTATCACCCGGTAAGTAAGCGTGACAAAAAAACTGTCATATTTAGATGTTGAATTGAAGAACTGTACAGTAAATTTCATGTTTCGAATTCCATGCTTTACGGGATACAACGCTCTATCAAAATAAATCTGTAGTTTCCTTGGGATCAATATACAACGTAAAGCATGTACTGCACATTCTTCCTCTTTTATGTACGACGAGGTGAAATATATGGCCCGGCATAAGAGGCAGGTTTTCCACTGGAAACTTCGTTGACATTTTTCCTGTGATATTTAGGACCATTGCTTGAACTTCGATTAACTCTTTGGGGGTTTTCACCACGAGAGCCCTTGGATCCATCGTTGTCATTGGAATTATGAAGTTGTTCCAATGCTTTTACCACTGCTTCCATGTTTGGCCTGTACTTTGGCTCGGTTGATAGGCATTGAATTGCAAGGTTTGCTGCTTTCAGAGCATCACTAGATGAATACTGGCCTTGGATGCGAGCATCCATAACTTGGAAAATTCTGCGCTTGCTGCTAAGGTAAGGCTTTGCCCATTCAACTAAATTGTGTTCCTTGGAGGGCCTGTTCTTGTCTATTGCTCGTCTGCCAGATAACATTTCAAGGAGAACAACCCCGAAACTGTATACGTCACTCCTCGCAGTTAGATGACCTTCATAAAGACAAACAGAAGTGAGATGAAAGCAATAAAAAGCCATAGTCGTATAAAATAAGCATTTCTTTCAGGAGAATAAGGTTGAGAGCATATTGCATAGGATTGAGTTGTTCCACTGTTTGACACTGCGGTTGAAGCAGGGATGACAAAAGTGAACATGACCATAGTGGTGATTTGAAAGATACCTGTTGCCATGTATTCAGGAGCTGCGTAACCGTAGGTACCCATGATCCTTGTAGATACATGGCTTTTACTGCCTGTTGGCCCATCCTTGGCCAACCCAAAATCAGAGAGTTTGGCTCTATAATTCTGTCATTTCACAATGTACAAAGAATGTGTAAGAGAGGTGCAAGTAAAGTGAAAGCTCATGAAgcaaaactcaaaaactgaaACATTTTCACACACCGAATCGAGCAGGATATTAGAAGCCTTAAAGTCTCTATATATAACTTTCGCCTTATCACTGTGAAGATATTCTAGACCCTTGGCAGCATCAAGGGCAACCTTCATGCGGAGATTCCACGAGAGTGGTTGAAAATAAGAAGCCCCTGTTCCAGTAAGAAAAACtatttcaatgatttttatCCAAGATATTCGAGGTCATAGAAAATACTACAACTTGAGTTGAAAGGTCGATATCGGATGATATCAACTGCTCACTTCTGAAAAGATGATTCTCCAAGCTTCCCTTGGGCATAAACTCATAAACCAGAAGCCGGTGGTCATCTTCTAAGCAATAGCCGATCAATTTTACTAGATTTGGATGATACAGCTGGCCCAGGTAGTTTATTTCTGCCTGCAGTTGAAGAATCAGCACAAAATCTATTAATCATactatctttaaaaattatcatctaTGTACTAAAACTGCCAAGAGCCGGATCATTAAGGATGTTCTAGTGAATCTGTTTCAATTCTAACTTGGTTAATCCAGCTCTTTACAAGAAGCATTGAATACCAGTTCATATTGGACGATTGATTGTATCTTAACTTGTCTCTGGACATTTGTAAACCTTTCtacaaaattcaagaaagaGTTTTAGAAATAGGCAGGCAAGGAACGAATGGAAAAGGGGATACTCACCAACCATTCCTGGTGACCCTGGGAACTCTCCTGGTTAAGCCTCTTTACAGCAATAACTGTACCTGTTCCAGGCTTGGCAGCTGTCAATGAATGCTCATCAATCCACCCTTTGAAGACACAACCAAAACCACCTTCCCCCAACACACTATCAGGACGGAAGTTCCTGGTGGCTGCTTTTAATTCACTAAAGGAAAAGCTCTTCAAATTTGAGGACTGCAAGATCTCACCCTGTGTCCGAGGAGTTGAAGGCACTGTGGAAGAAGAGACCTTGCTGCTTGACCCACTCTTGTCGTTCCCACTTTTGCCAGCATATTTTGTGTTCACCCCTGGATAATCAACGCATCATATCTTATAAATTCATCTAGATGTCTACAAATGCAAAGCAAGAAATGAACCGTCTACTTACAAAAAgactttggaaaagaaaataaaggaaaggaaaaatgtCCTGATCGATAGCAAATTTgccaagaaaaatagaaaaattactACAGATTAAATCTTTCAACGAAAGATCAAAAAAGGAATGAACAAAAATTACTACCTTTTGGCAGACAGTGAGAAAAAATATCCATCAAGAACAAGATGTGTGTGAATTTGTGAACATACCGTTTCGAGGAGGACTCTCAGCTTTAATTCTTGCACTGAAGCACGACCCCATTGACACAAAGACGTCGAAAACCCTTCACTTTGGTCACAGGTTGCAGCTGCTAAAGATTGAATAACTATTGAAACCCAGCTCAAGAAAGCTTTGATAGAAACAAGGCAAAGACAAGCTTGAGACAGGGAACAAAGAGAAACAAGTCAAGTGTGAAACCAAGAgctttatatgtaaaaaaaagctAGCTGTAGCCTGCCTCTCCTATGATCATGACAAACTAGAAGCAAAGTTTGAATGattaaaagaaacacaaaaaggagAAAGCTAAACAAGAATGAGTAAGAGGCAAAGATGGACAGATTATGGTgttcttttgtgttttgtttgccTTCTGGGAAAGTTCTATTTATTAGAACTTCGCCAGGGACAAAAGTGAAAGAATTGTCTTGGCCTACATTTGCGTTTCCTTTTATCTATCTACCAGGGGGAAATAAAGGACCTAAaaacgagagaaaaaaaaaaagattcttttATCTACGAGTGGAATAGAACTCGTCACCGCAAATTAATtccaattatatatttattttttaaccttttggTAGGATGTAACGGAATCTTGATATCGTCAAAAAGTCAAATGGGGTGTTTTAAAATACTTCTCAAATTATTTAAtccaacattaaaataaaaactaaatttaaaaaattattttaatatatttttaaaaaacatcataaacatTATTAGCCTAGAATTATTAGATGTTGCTTTCCAAAATGATGTTtgtaaagaatttaaattttttatttaaaattaatttttttatgttttttaattattttaatacatgaattttaaaaatatcttttaaattttaaaaaatatttttttaatatatcttttaaataaaaaaaatattttaaaaaacatcttgtCCACGTAGGAAATACCCCAAATCCATCAAATCTAGTAGTAGGCTTTTTATGTATTGATTTTCATAGGCAAATGGTAATAAAATAGAAGAGGGGGATTAGAAAATGGCATTAATTACGGTCGGCTTTCTTGTCTAATGGTCAGAAATCCTGTCCCTGTGTACAGACATGCCTGATTTCAATTATTCCTAGCCGTTGGATTGGCCTCCGTAATTTATCAGACAACCAATGAAGCAATCCTTGTATTAGTTGATTATGTTCAAATTGGGTAGCGTGTTTATTATTTGCCAGCAGGAATGATGGGCGGTCAGGCGAGCTTCTCGATCTGCCATGGTGGGGCCCTGTTTGAGAAATCAACATTCAGCAACTCTTTAAAATGTCTATGCTTCCACACGCGATCGAGATTTATCGTACCCATACAATTATTGGCGGCGTTTGTTGTAATTCCcgtgaaaatgaaaaggataatgAGATATTGCATGGAAAATTATGTCGTGAGACATTGCTATTTCTCCtgagatttattaattaatacatcaGTAAATGCCTCCTggagaggaaaaataaaactaattatattaGATGGTACGATAATATTTGTTTAGGAATGAatgaatgataataataataatatttgtttattatagataaattttatCTGTGGATTTTGCAGTGAGAAAGGACACACTTGATATATCAAgtaatattatgaattattatattaCACTGAATAGAgttaacaaaattattgaatatcaGTTTATttcgtaaaaaataatatttgaaaataaaaaaaaatatgagagaaaCATGCGAACAAATAACAATTGGAATTGCTTTGGTTTGGAAGAtctatgatttatattatgatGCCAGGTGACGggtcttgcaaaaaaaaattggaaggaGATTTCCCTCCTAATTTCTCCTTTAGTTCGGATCATACAAGAAACACGTCGATATTTAAGGATTCATCAACTGTATTTGATGAAACGGtcgaattaaaaaacaaaaactccctGACCATggaattgatatgaaaaatgtTTTCGACGTATAATTGAGAACATCGATGTCAAATCGGAGATTTGTCCTGAAAACAATCACTCTCCCCGGAGTAAATAATTGGCTTTCTTTTCATATACCCCGGTGACGGCATCTACTACAAGCATCCGAAGGGGATAGATAGTACGTTCATTATCACCGGGATTTGAAAAAAGCAAAGAGACTTTTACCGGCAtcctttaaaatatcttttagcTGGtcaaaagcaaataaataaagtagGCGTTCTGCTTGCTTTATGCAGCGCAGTATATCTATCTATAAAAAGATGACAGTGGACGggaattgaatgtgaaaaagaaaccAGACAAACCCGTGACTGTTGCGCCTCTGGCCAACTTTGCTGTTGACTTctcacaaaaacaataaagtaaAGAGAACTTGTTTTTCTCTATGGTTGCGATTACAAGATTCACGTACGCGTCACCAGTTGTTTGGTATCCATTGACCCTTTATCCCCGTCGAGCAATATTTCTCTccagtcttttttctttttttttttctttttttttttcgttttttgaaTAGCTAAAAGTCCTTCAAGCCCTTTTCTAGAAGTTCACTGATGAAGCACACATACAATGCACACACTCACCCGTCCAATAAAGCACTGCACGAGAATCCCACCTTCATCAAATTGGTTTGCCCTGTTTGCAGCCGGCAGTGGATGAATTTATTAGCATTATGGCAATCACAAGCTTTATATCTCTGGGAAATGCCATCACGCTAAACGAGAaaggttattttgtttttcaagatacGCATGGAGGGCTAATAGGCTTGACCCAGGCCCTTGATATGATACACTGTAGTAGTTCCGTGtacacatatttaaaaaaaaggactttTTTATGATATCCCGAAATCCAATACATGtaacaaaaatattgattagtATTTGGGATAatagtttattaatatattcaagtgctttaatttgatttttaaaaaaaaatctagtgaaTTACATGTTAGTAATAAAAGCTTGAatagctataaaaataattcaaattagaGGATTCAAAGATActccaataataaaattaatatattttatagaaaatatataaaataactcgAGGCAATAAATgactttaaaaagttttaaa is part of the Populus alba chromosome 10, ASM523922v2, whole genome shotgun sequence genome and encodes:
- the LOC118059766 gene encoding uncharacterized protein; its protein translation is MVFMGMGEPMLNLKHTNARISLHAPNQKLTESIVPNAKSYPLEAIMKDCKEHFLETIRQVSFEHALLAGVNDRVEHFKELADLLHLWERGHHVNLILSIQFKVLITSIHTKRRHKHLQLL
- the LOC118059716 gene encoding receptor-like cytoplasmic kinase 176; its protein translation is MGSCFSARIKAESPPRNGVNTKYAGKSGNDKSGSSSKVSSSTVPSTPRTQGEILQSSNLKSFSFSELKAATRNFRPDSVLGEGGFGCVFKGWIDEHSLTAAKPGTGTVIAVKRLNQESSQGHQEWLAEINYLGQLYHPNLVKLIGYCLEDDHRLLVYEFMPKGSLENHLFRRASYFQPLSWNLRMKVALDAAKGLEYLHSDKAKVIYRDFKASNILLDSNYRAKLSDFGLAKDGPTGSKSHVSTRIMGTYGYAAPEYMATGHLTARSDVYSFGVVLLEMLSGRRAIDKNRPSKEHNLVEWAKPYLSSKRRIFQVMDARIQGQYSSSDALKAANLAIQCLSTEPKYRPNMEAVVKALEQLHNSNDNDGSKGSRGENPQRVNRSSSNGPKYHRKNVNEVSSGKPASYAGPYISPRRT